A window from Bufo bufo chromosome 1, aBufBuf1.1, whole genome shotgun sequence encodes these proteins:
- the LOC121005120 gene encoding posterior protein-like has product MELAYSYVKNYASAKYHSCADEPLKSQVNALLSQCQQHNDKLQSRPLTKKGNKQKLANEIAVLLRITEISEQMGEQWRAERSHLGEQIEKIGDNLSSIATASSVEMDDLRATVCNLSERNCELQEQLEQCNANFDMKSRLVGSLQLKLSHMEELIMSLERKLEDANSQLLRKEQWILSLNERKKKCPSANICIVTDVNTSNEVALANSPGYLGEGTSVLTINEKLTLCQILGEFNTLESPVCLSNKFEAMVQKYTLTDKDACSLLRAWVPAPLASQVSAYENDNLDAEGRMKELQRVLKSRDDRGINALQRMRFRRGDDPILFCNQYLSLYKSVYNCPDMSADDSGFIYSMANICYVNYPNRIALRNANSYQSFINILRDWCEESSDGYRSDADISVVSRGTRRKKFIRCYKCHRPGHIQRFCRTPDIFSLIPDDKGISTQDKESIPQEPDVMDNSLGESGNAEGQKEEITDNNGRPPPNSQQPWGTSIPMFAPWTNLPFWLVCSWSQIALPFFLKNMANFVSNACLV; this is encoded by the coding sequence ATGGAACTGGCCTATAGTTATGTTAAGAATTATGCCTCTGCCAAGTATCATTCATGTGCAGATGAACCTCTTAAGAGTCAAGTTAATGCGTTGTTGTCTCAGTGTCAGCAACATAATGACAAGCTGCAGAGTAGACCACTTACAAAGAAAGGTAACAAACAGAAATTGGCTAACGAAATTGCGGTATTGCTCAGAATCACAGAAATTTCTGAGCAAATGGGGGAGCAATGGAGAGCAGAAAGGAGTCATCTTGGAGAGCAGATAGAGAAAATTGGAGATAATCTTAGTAGCATTGCAACTGCCTCCAGTGTTGAAATGGATGACTTGAGGGCTACTGTGTGCAATTTATCCGAAAGAAATTGTGAGTTGCAAGAACAATTGGAACAATGCAATGCAAACTTTGATATGAAGAGTAGGCTTGTTGGTTCATTGCAACTAAAATTATCTCATATGGAGGAATTGATAATGTCTTTGGAGAGGAAATTGGAAGATGCAAACTCCCAGCTACTTAGAAAGGAGCAATGGATATTATCCCTCAATGAACGGAAGAAAAAGTGTCCATCAGCCAATATCTGTATTGTCACTGATGTGAATACATCCAATGAGGTGGCATTAGCAAATTCTCCTGGATATTTAGGGGAGGGCACTAGTGTACTCACAATTAATGAAAAACTTACATTGTGCCAGATTCTGGGTGAGTTTAATACACTGGAGTCACCCGTGTGCCTGTCTAATAAATTTGAGGCTATGGTACAGAAATACACTTTGACTGATAAAGATGCATGCTCTCTTCTAAGGGCTTGGGTACCAGCACCTCTAGCATCCCAGGTATCTGCATATGAGAATGATAACTTAGATGCAGAGGGAAGGATGAAAGAATTGCAGCGTGTGTTAAAGAGTCGTGATGATAGAGGGATAAATGCGTTACAAAGAATGAGATTTAGAAGAGGAGATGACCCTAtattgttctgtaaccaatatctTTCACTGTACAAAAGTGTGTATAACTGCCCTGATATGTCTGCTGATGATTCAGGCTTCATATACTCAATGGCCAATATATGTTATGTGAACTATCCTAATAGGATTGCCCTCAGAAATGCCAATTCATACCAGAGCTTTATCAATATACTTAGAGACTGGTGTGAAGAATCCAGTGATGGTTATAGATCAGATGCAGATATATCAGTAGTGAGCAGAGGTACAAGAAGGAAGAAATTCATCAGGTGTTACAAATGTCACAGACCAGGGCACATTCAGAGATTTTGTCGAACCCCCGATATTTTCAGCCTGATACCGGATGATAAAGGTATATCCACCCAGGACAAGGAAAGCATACCACAGGAGCCTGATGTAATGGATAACAGCCTTGGGGAGTCTGGAAATGCTGAGGGGCAAAAGGAGGAGATTACAGATAATAATGGCCGCCCCCCTCCGAATAGCCAACAGCCATGGGGGACGAGCATACCAATGTTTGCACCCTGGACTAATCTTCCATTTTGGCTGGTATGCAGTTGGTCCCAAATAGCATTACCATTTTTCTTAAAAAATATGGCAAACTTTGTGAGCAATGCCTGCTTAGTTTAG